GTCGATAAATTCGATGACCGGCTCCCTGCCAAGAGCATAAAAAACAGCCTTTGCCAGATCGAGAAATGATCGTGCCTGGCCGGTTCCCAGGTTGTATAAACCGGATTGATGCCTGTTTTCCATGAAATAAGTCAACACATCCACGACATCTTTCACAAATACAAAATCACGCAATTGCTTTCCATCTTCAAAATCGGGATGGTGTGACCGGAACAGCTTCATTTTGACGGTTTTGCTGATTTGATGAAAAGCATGGAAAACGACAGATGCCATCCTGCTTTTATGATACTCATTGGGGCCATAAACATTGAAGAACTTAAATCCAGCCCAGAAAGGAGGGGTTTTGTCTTGTGAAAGAACCCATTTATCGAAGTTGTTTTTTGATTCTCCATAAGGATTGAGCGGCTTTAACTGAGGCACGATATCATGACGGTCTTCGTAACCGTGCTCACCCAAACCATAAGTTGCGGCCGACGAAGCATAGATCAGTGGGATCTGATGTTCAGTGCATTTTTGCCAAACCATTTTGGAGTAATTCAGGTTGAGTTTGTCAAAAACCGATGGATCAAATTCTGCCGTATCGGTGCGCGCGCCGATATGAAATATAAATTCTACCTCCTTGTAATGCACTTCGAGCCAATCGCCAAACAAATCGCGGTGAATGCGCAATATACATTCTTTCTCATGCAGATTCGCCATTTTATCCTCTCTCGAAAAATCATCCACAATCACCAGTTGGTTCAAACCAAGTTGATTGAGCCTGCCAACCAGCACACTGCCGATAAATCCTGTTGCGCCTGTAACTATGATCATCTTTTTAATCTTTAAATTTTATTGCTTCTTTTATAAATCGCTCAGCGATCGGCGTTGATAGTACGCTCAGCGTATCCATCCGCTCCGGATGCCATTGTACTCCGAGTAAGAACGGATTGTTGATGGTATCAGCCCAGCCTATTGATTCGATGACACCATCTTCCGAAACAGCCAGCACTCTGAGTTTGTCTGCAAGCCGCTCAACAGCCTGGTGATGGTTGCTGTTTACAACTTCTTTATCCACGCCTGAGATATTGCTAAGCAGACTTTTAGGAAAAACCAGTACGGAATGATAACAGTTTTTCCAGTCTTCCTGCTGATGAACGATCGTTGAGTTCAAATCTGAAGGGATGTCCACGTATAAAGTGCCTCCCAATGCAACATTAAGAATTTGTTGCCCACGGCAAATGCCCAAAACCGGCACTTCTCGCTCCATGGCCAGTTCAATCAACCGGAATTCGAGCGTATCCCTCACCAGGTTAAATTCGCCACACCTTGCAGTATCCTCTTCCTTTCCATACCGTCCGGGATAAACATCATCACCACCGGTTAGTAAAAGCCCGTGACATTGCTTGAAAACCAGTTCAACCGAATCGTTTGAAAGTTCATTCATCGCCAGCAGTTCAGCCTCCGGTGCGATGCGCCCGAGCCATTCCAGGTAGTTATTCGTTTCTGGTTTTCCCGAGACATAAGAAACAGCAATTTTCAAAGGTTTCTCTACTCTGCTGCAGGCTGCAAACAGGATGGATAACACCAACAACACAATCAAAATAAATACGGGATTTCTCATAAAGTTAAATTCATCAATTGGAGGCCAAAAGTAGAGAAATTTTCCCTTAGCAATAGTAAGAGTCCAGATGATGAAATCTTAGTTAACATTACCAAAATTACATCGCGCACAATCCCCCTACAAAATAACTTTCTATTTTTGCACTCATTTCTAAAACTGAAATCTTACTGATTATGCAAATCGCATCAAAATACGACCCTTCGCAGGTTGAAGACAAATGGTACAAGTGCTGGATGGATAAAGGTTACTTCAGGTCGGTGCCCGACGACCGTGAACCTTTCTGCATTGTAATACCGCCACCCAACGTTACCGGAGTGCTGCACATGGGACACATCCTCAACAACACGCTGCAGGATGTGCTGGTGCGCCGTGCCCGGATGCAGGGCAAAAATGCCTTGTGGCTGCCCGGCACCGATCACGCTTCTATTGCAACAGAAGCCAAGGTCGTGGAGAAACTCAAAAAAGACGGCATCGACAAGAAAAACCTAAGCCGTGAGGAGTTCCTTCAACACGCCTGGGAATGGAAAGAGAAACACGGTGGAATCATCCTTGAGCAGTTGAAGAAACTGGGCGCCTCCTGCGACTGGGAGCGCACCAGGTTTACGATGGATGAAGACCTGTACGGATCAGTGATTGATGTGTTTATTGACCTGTACAACAAGGGGTTAATTTATCGAGGTGTACGCATGGTCAACTGGGACCCTCAGGCGCTCACCGCGCTGTCGGATGAGGAAGTCATTTACCGCGAAGAGAATTCAAAACTCTATTACGTCCAATACAAGGTGGATGGATCCGAAAACGAATGGATAACAATTGCCACCACACGCCCTGAGACGATTTTAGGCGATACGGCTGTATGTGTCAATCCTGCCGATCCGAGGTTCAGCGATCTTGTAGGAAAAAATGTGCTGGTACCGCTGATCAACCGCCCGGTGCCTGTTATCCAGGATGCCTATGTGGATATGGAATTCGGAACAGGTTGCCTGAAGATCACCCCGGCGCATGACCTGGCTGACTATGAAATCGGGTTGCGGCATAAGCTGGATGTGATCGATATTTTTAACGACAACGGCTCACTCAGCGCCGCGGCTCAGCTTTACATTGGCGAAGACAGGATGGATGTCCGCAAAAAGATTGTTGTCGACCTCGAAAAAGCCGGTAACATGGTGAAGATTGAGGATTACAAAAACAAAGTCGGCTACTCGGAGCGCACCCACGTACCCATTGAACCCAAGCTTTCGCTACAGTGGTTTCTCAAAATGCCCGAGCTTGCCAAACCTGCACTGGATGTGGTAATGGACGACACCATCCAGTTTTATCCGAAAAAATTCAAAAACGTTTATCGTCACTGGATGGAAAATGTACGCGACTGGTGCATTTCGCGACAACTATGGTGGGGACAGCGCATACCGGTGTATTATTTGCCCAACAATGAAATGGTGGTGGCTAAATCGCTGGACGAAGCGTTTAAAATTGCCAAAACTGCATTTCCCGAACTTACTGACCTCAAGCCTGAACACCTGCGCCAGGATGAGGATGTGCTCGACACCTGGTTCTCCTCCTGGCTATGGCCGATCTCGGTTTTCGACGGAATCCGTTATCCCGACAATCCTGACATCAAATATTACTACCCGACCAACGACCTCGTAACTGCTCCCGAAATTCTCTTTTTCTGGGTAGCCCGTATGATCATGGCCGGGCTGGAGTACCGTAATGAAATTCCGTTTAAAAATGTTTACCTCACCGGTATTGTCCGCGACAAACAAGGTAGAAAGATGTCGAAATCGCTTGGCAATTCACCCGACCCCATCGAACTGATGACCAAATATGGCGCTGATGGTACCCGCGTCGGAATGCTGCTGACTTCACCTGCCGGCAACGATCTTCCGTTTGACGAAAGCCTTTGTGAACAGGGGCGCAATTTCGCCAACAAAATCTGGAACGCTCTCCGGCTCGTCAATGGCTGGCAGGTTGATGATTCCATCCCGCAACCCGATACCAGTAAAATTGCTGTGGAATGGTTTGACAACCGTTTTAATGAAACGCTCAGCCTGATTGATGACCATTATGCCAAATTCCGTATCTCTGATGCGTTGATGATCACCTATAAACTCATCTGGGACGACTTTTGCTCCTGGTACCTCGAAATGATCAAGCCCGGATACGAAAAACCCATTGACCGGGAAACCTTCGACGATACCATCCACCTTTTCGAAAAACTGATGAAAATTCTTCATCCGTTCATGCCATTCCTCACCGAAGAAATCTGGCATTTGCTAAAGGACAGAAAAACCGAGGATTGCATCATGGTTGCCGAATGGCCTTTAAAGCACCGCATTAAACACAAAATTTTGGAACAGTTCGAATTTGCCAGGGATGTCATCATTGCCGTGCGCTCTATCCGTGCCGAGAAGAACATCCCCATGAAGCAACCCCTCGACTTTTATGTAAAGAAAAACCTCAACCAAAATCCAGATACCACATTCGACGGCCTGGCTGCTAAACTTTGTAACCTGACAGGAATCTATTACGTCCTTGAAAAAGTGGACAATGCCATGTCGTTTGTGGTAAAATCAACCGAGTTCTATATTCCGCTCGGCCATGTGGTTGATGTTGACAAGGAGATTCAGAAACTGCAGGAAGAGTTGGAATACACCAGGGGTTTCCGAAACTCAGTAGCGAAGAAACTCAGCAACGAGCGCTTTGTGAGTGGCGCCCCTGCCGACGTAGTCGAAAAAGAGCGCCAGAAAATGACTGATGCCGAAAATAAAATCAATGTTATCGAACAGCAGATTCTCGCATTGAAGGGATAAGGAGTTTGTTGTTCATTGTGATCGGAAAAAAGACCAGCCAATTTTCAAGTTGTTGGATTTGTGAAGTTTTTGATCCACCTTGACTTTCCATCCCTGAAACGGTTGATCAGTTTTATATTTCCGAATGTT
This DNA window, taken from Bacteroidales bacterium, encodes the following:
- the rfaD gene encoding ADP-glyceromanno-heptose 6-epimerase, which codes for MIIVTGATGFIGSVLVGRLNQLGLNQLVIVDDFSREDKMANLHEKECILRIHRDLFGDWLEVHYKEVEFIFHIGARTDTAEFDPSVFDKLNLNYSKMVWQKCTEHQIPLIYASSAATYGLGEHGYEDRHDIVPQLKPLNPYGESKNNFDKWVLSQDKTPPFWAGFKFFNVYGPNEYHKSRMASVVFHAFHQISKTVKMKLFRSHHPDFEDGKQLRDFVFVKDVVDVLTYFMENRHQSGLYNLGTGQARSFLDLAKAVFYALGREPVIEFIDTPEDIRDKYQYFTEAHMQKVRSYGYTKPFHTLEEGVSDYVTNFLVDGKYL
- a CDS encoding gamma-glutamyl-gamma-aminobutyrate hydrolase family protein produces the protein MRNPVFILIVLLVLSILFAACSRVEKPLKIAVSYVSGKPETNNYLEWLGRIAPEAELLAMNELSNDSVELVFKQCHGLLLTGGDDVYPGRYGKEEDTARCGEFNLVRDTLEFRLIELAMEREVPVLGICRGQQILNVALGGTLYVDIPSDLNSTIVHQQEDWKNCYHSVLVFPKSLLSNISGVDKEVVNSNHHQAVERLADKLRVLAVSEDGVIESIGWADTINNPFLLGVQWHPERMDTLSVLSTPIAERFIKEAIKFKD
- a CDS encoding valine--tRNA ligase; this encodes MQIASKYDPSQVEDKWYKCWMDKGYFRSVPDDREPFCIVIPPPNVTGVLHMGHILNNTLQDVLVRRARMQGKNALWLPGTDHASIATEAKVVEKLKKDGIDKKNLSREEFLQHAWEWKEKHGGIILEQLKKLGASCDWERTRFTMDEDLYGSVIDVFIDLYNKGLIYRGVRMVNWDPQALTALSDEEVIYREENSKLYYVQYKVDGSENEWITIATTRPETILGDTAVCVNPADPRFSDLVGKNVLVPLINRPVPVIQDAYVDMEFGTGCLKITPAHDLADYEIGLRHKLDVIDIFNDNGSLSAAAQLYIGEDRMDVRKKIVVDLEKAGNMVKIEDYKNKVGYSERTHVPIEPKLSLQWFLKMPELAKPALDVVMDDTIQFYPKKFKNVYRHWMENVRDWCISRQLWWGQRIPVYYLPNNEMVVAKSLDEAFKIAKTAFPELTDLKPEHLRQDEDVLDTWFSSWLWPISVFDGIRYPDNPDIKYYYPTNDLVTAPEILFFWVARMIMAGLEYRNEIPFKNVYLTGIVRDKQGRKMSKSLGNSPDPIELMTKYGADGTRVGMLLTSPAGNDLPFDESLCEQGRNFANKIWNALRLVNGWQVDDSIPQPDTSKIAVEWFDNRFNETLSLIDDHYAKFRISDALMITYKLIWDDFCSWYLEMIKPGYEKPIDRETFDDTIHLFEKLMKILHPFMPFLTEEIWHLLKDRKTEDCIMVAEWPLKHRIKHKILEQFEFARDVIIAVRSIRAEKNIPMKQPLDFYVKKNLNQNPDTTFDGLAAKLCNLTGIYYVLEKVDNAMSFVVKSTEFYIPLGHVVDVDKEIQKLQEELEYTRGFRNSVAKKLSNERFVSGAPADVVEKERQKMTDAENKINVIEQQILALKG